A genome region from Ptiloglossa arizonensis isolate GNS036 chromosome 4, iyPtiAriz1_principal, whole genome shotgun sequence includes the following:
- the LOC143145464 gene encoding uncharacterized protein LOC143145464 gives MVSHLRLKIAQTEEDVSCPAIYRLRAKLRELMKGGQTADQQVTKVVERSIETLVELSTSCENLRIENERLLAEMAELRRASSTLEKKESPMMTEQLLPLQTVKTPVPEHTDESELLQKLQDCERVVSDLKNQLADKDKLIDSMNKQLETMISKQASLKDITLVKAELEVKDEKSSSYTEYSFIITILEGKYISSSKSLKVIYSKYSWTINALYLRADDLSEKQEAMEEAMEEALELQSELLSAETTIENLQMELDILKDDKEKLLKELNNMKKQIEILTGQLAEEKAAKDALRLELEGTRNEMEMLQKENSDLKDQLDVEREKNIKLQEAVGAPKYLVEENEKLKAEVENLKAENKRLADKIEELTNLNNVLKNDYDNMKMALHNLEAEVNRLEDQLNKTIQERDALLGENNNIKKQLENAMAENKDLKAEHIGEQLDKLKLENNSLKEDMEALENDLENAKKEVEKWKAETEELKEAETEELKAQIENLETEKDRLANENANLKDKNSKLEQDFNNAMEEVEKLKSENADLKAELNNIGEQLNKSKLENDSLKEDMEALKSDLENAKKEAETEELKAQIENLETEKDRLANENANLKDKNSKLEQDFNNAMEEVEKLKSENADLTAELNNIGEQLNKLKLENDSLKEDMEALKSDLENAKKEAETEELKAQIENLETEKDRLANENANLKDKNSKLEQDFNNAKEDVEKLKSETADLFAELQRLKSELENAKNEINQLKSELGISTEALDKCKDELENLKTENNNLKSITDALEAEIAKCKAESDAMGNLAEELSKLKNEQSALQNEKDQLSKQLNDCIVDNERLKTEKGQLEVENEKLRGEANACRVENEKLKAEIEQLRGELESLNNELNKLKLQLGDTENKIRSLENQVANLQTENNKLRNDLKTLESELQAKLAAKADTIQQMTNDLMTLENKVQELNAKLDSLRAENDALKEENKNLRGKVLDMDQELSSLRAESVDMKSEIADLKKLISDLQAQIAKLEADVEHWKMENWKDKLDVEKLKADIEKALKDLNECQAAKKAHEDELNRLKNEKADLDKKIADLTAQVEQQKKALETEKSIKDKNVADLATLKKELEALKKELENLRADNIKYKNEIDHLGKQLVVLKDDLNACREEIAALRDNNDNLKAEVNALNIERNNLKDERDKLKSEVDTLKAENVQLQQDRKRLEEESSKLRGEGDGQKLEIDKLKSDLAAEKVTFNKMQTNLQNCQSENEKLQAQVNQMRQDLDELNVENNRLNAAIEELKNSLATAEAKVKTLEGQLSDLQAEKQELLNELYRLREELNNFKKELEKLQTAKDEAVEELAILKQELSDLRATSNKMHPDNETLNNENEKLKAEVANLKQHLETLRNENAALKNENTKLETELTTIKNKLTEAENRIADLKNEIDNLKKQIADLENKVKEFDVLKKQLEDCKKEMDRLRLELNKWKTEKKEPLDESIPPSENELNKLKDDLEKLRRANEALKGDLEMLKIANAKLKDDHDKIRAEANKLKKERRKLSDRGATLNGDLDEIKKANDKLRSEIERLKDELKSCQEKNHRISGELEDLKNEYVKLKAAPGLITKIEIQLFELRTLDPKQTEMDKDTVDDCGDYVKVNGLLRKKFDKQNEGVQRVRDYITYLEGKIEDEPKMATKMEDELSIDPTISREIADLLNKSQALSENIHRTEQEIQNIANILKQVQISNEISNYTVLLLLDKGARLYKDHLVIIKKQKEISINVINSWVGILSFCSHLFNKFVQDNSSQICLMSFKMLSLSDGLLSAFTFCYLHELDNLDGQYNAELDERPTTAFDADTWLNSLTLTQLADLHDKICLLTSNMVQQDSPISYDTGSPLRGDANILNQRVAALQKQIAEKQIEAGWRLQELRRALRKEQANLIQISDQMNLHRKRNLALQFKIDDSL, from the exons ATGGTATCGCATTTGAGATTAAAAATTGCGCAGACCGAGGAGGACGTCAGTTGTCCCGCGATATATCGTTTGAGGGCGAAACTGCGTGAACTGATGAAAGGAGGCCAAACAGCAGATCAGCAGGTTACAAAAGTTGTAGAGAGGTCAATAGAAACGTTAGTAGAGCTCTCAACAAGTTGTGAGAATTTACGAATTGAAAATGAGCGTCTTTTGGCCGAAATGGCTGAATTACGTCGCGCTTCATCAACCCTTGAAAAGAAAGAGAGTCCTATGATGACAGAACAACTTCTTCCGCTGCAAACGGTCAAAACACCTGTCCCGGAGCACACAGATGAGTCAGAATTATTACAGAAACTCCAAGACTGCGAAAGAGTTGTttctgatttaaaaaatcagttGGCGGACAAAGACAAGCTGATCGATTCGATGAATAAACAACTTGAAACGATGATTAGCAAGCAAGCTTCGCTGAAAGATATTACTCTCGTGAAAGCGGAACTTGAGGTTAAAGATGAAAAG TCTTCATCTTATACAGAGTATTCATTTATCATAACTATACTCGAAGGAAAATACATTAGTTCGTCAAAATCACTAAAAGTGATATATAGCAAGTATTCTTGGACGATTAATGCTTTATATTTGAGAGCA GACGATCTTTCGGAGAAACAAGAAGCCATGGAAGAAGCCATGGAAGAAGCATTGGAACTGCAAAGTGAGCTCTTATCTGCAGAAACTACAATAGAGAATCTTCAAATGGAGTTAGATATTTTGAAGGATgacaaagaaaaattattgaaagaattaaataatatgAAGAAACAAATCGAAATACTGACTGGTCAACTAGCGGAGGAGAAGGCAGCCAAGGATGCTTTGCGATTGGAGCTCGAAGGTACCCGAAATGAGATGGAAATGCTACAGAAGGAGAATTCGGATCTAAAGGATCAGCTCGATgttgagagagagaaaaacattAAACTCCAAGAAGCGGTGGGAGCGCCGAAGTATCTAGTCGAGGAGAACGAAAAGTTGAAGGCGGAGGTTGAGAATTTAAAAGCAGAAAACAAGAGATTGGCGGATAAGATCGAGGAGCTGACGAATTTAAATAACGTCTTGAAGAATGACTACGATAATATGAAAATGGCGTTGCATAATCTGGAAGCGGAAGTCAACAGACTCGAGGACCAATTAAATAAGACAATACAAGAACGTGATGCTCTGCTCGGTGAAAATAACAACATTAAGAAACAGCTTGAAAACGCAATGGCGGAGAACAAAGATTTGAAAGCTGAACACATCGGTGAACAACTTGATAAATTGAAGCTTGAGaacaattcactgaaagaaGATATGGAAGCGTTAGAAAATGATCTTGAAAATGCAAAAAAGGAAGTAGAAAaatggaaagcagaaactgaggAACTGAAA GAAGCAGAAACTGAGGAACTGAAAGCACAAATAGAAAATCTGGAAACTGAGAAAGATCGTTTGGCGAATGAGAATGCAAATCTAAAGGACAAAAATTCGAAGTTGGAACAGGATTTCAATAACGCTATGGAAGAAGTAGAAAAGCTGAAATCAGAAAATGCTGATTTGAAAGCTGAACTGAATAACATCGGTGAACAACTTAATAAATCGAAGCTTGAGAACGATTCACTGAAAGAAGACATGGAAGCGTTAAAAAGTGATCTTGAAAATGCAAAAAAGGAAGCAGAAACTGAGGAACTGAAAGCACAAATAGAAAATCTGGAAACTGAGAAAGATCGTTTGGCGAATGAGAATGCAAATCTAAAGGACAAAAATTCGAAGTTGGAACAGGATTTCAATAACGCTATGGAAGAAGTAGAAAAGCTGAAATCAGAAAATGCTGATTTGACAGCTGAACTGAATAACATCGGTGAACAACTTAATAAATTGAAGCTTGAGAACGATTCACTGAAAGAAGACATGGAAGCGTTAAAAAGTGATCTTGAAAATGCAAAAAAGGAAGCAGAAACTGAGGAACTGAAAGCACAAATAGAAAATCTGGAAACTGAGAAAGATCGTTTGGCGAATGAGAATGCAAATCTAAAGGACAAAAATTCGAAGTTGGAACAGGATTTCAATAACGCTAAGGAAGATGTAGAAAAGCTGAAATCTGAAACTGCTGATTTGTTTGCTGAACTACAACGTCTAAAAAGCGAATTGGAAAATGCTAAGAATGAGATTAATCAATTGAAATCCGAATTGGGTATTTCGACAGAAGCCCTTGACAAGTGTAAAGACGAGCTGGAGAATCTGAAAACCGAAAACAACAATCTTAAGTCGATTACTGATGCTCTTGAAGCTGAAATTGCGAAATGTAAAGCTGAAAGTGATGCAATGGGTAATTTAGCGGAAGAATTAAGTAAGCTGAAGAATGAGCAGAGTGCTTTGCAGAACGAAAAGGATCAATTGAGCAAACAATTGAACGATTGTATCGTAGATAATGAAAGGCTGAAAACAGAGAAGGGTCAGTTGGAAGTAGAAAATGAGAAGCTGAGAGGGGAGGCAAACGCGTGCAGGGTAGAGAATGAGAAATTGAAAGCTGAGATTGAACAATTGCGAGGAGAACTGGAATCGCTGAACAACGAATTAAACAAGCTTAAGCTTCAACTGGGCGATaccgaaaataaaattcgatccCTTGAGAACCAGGTGGCTAATTTGCAAACCGAAAATAACAAATTGCGAAACGATTTAAAAACTTTGGAAAGCGAGCTGCAGGCAAAATTGGCAGCAAAAGCGGATACTATCCAACAAATGACGAACGATTTGATGACGTTGGAAAATAAGGTGCAGGAATTAAATGCGAAACTCGACTCGCTCAGGGCAGAAAATGACGCCCTgaaggaagaaaataaaaatcttcgAGGAAAGGTATTAGACATGGACCAAGAATTATCGAGTCTGAGAGCAGAGAGCGTAGACATGAAATCGGAGATCGCCGACTTGAAGAAGCTAATTTCCGATCTGCAAGCACAAATTGCCAAGTTGGAGGCGGATGTAGAACATTGGAAAATGGAGAACTGGAAGGACAAGCTGGatgtagaaaaattgaaagCTGATATTGAGAAAGCGTTGAAAGATTTAAACGAGTGCCAG GCTGCAAAGAAAGCTCACGAGGATGAATTGAATCGTCTGAAAAATGAGAAAGCCGATCTTGATAAAAAGATTGCCGACTTGACGGCCCAAGTTGAACAGCAGAAGAAAGCCCTCGAAACAGAAAAGTCGATTAAAGATAAAAATGTAGCGGATCTCGCAACCTTGAAAAAAGAACTGGAGGCACTGAAGAAAGAATTAGAGAACCTGAGGGCAGATAATATCAAGTATAAAAACGAAATAGATCATCTGGGGAAACAACTCGTAGTCTTGAAGGACGATCTTAATGCATGTAGAGAAGAAATTGCTGCGCTACGAGATAACAACGACAACTTAAAGGCCGAAGTAAACGCGTTGAACATCGAGAGAAATAACCTAAAAGATGAACGGGACAAACTGAAGTCTGAAGTGGACACTTTGAAAGCGGAGaacgttcagctgcaacaggatcGAAAAAGATTAGAAGAAGAGTCCAGCAAATTGAGGGGCGAGGGTGATGGGCAAAAACTAGAGATCGATAAACTGAAATCGGACCTAGCTGCAGAGAAGGTAACTTTCAATAAGATGCAGACAAACCTGCAGAATTGCCAgtctgaaaatgaaaaattgcaaGCACAAGTGAATCAAATGAGACAAGATCTTGATGAACTTAACGTGGAGAATAATCGATTGAATGCTGCGatcgaagaattgaaaaattcactCGCAACTGCCGAAGCTAAAGTGAAAACGTTGGAAGGTCAATTATCGGATCTACAGGCTGAGAAACAAGAATTGCTCAACGAACTGTACCGTCTCCGCGAAGAGCTGaataattttaagaaagaaCTAGAAAAACTGCAAACCGCAAAGGACGAGGCCGTGGAAGAATTGGCCATCTTGAAGCAGGAACTGAGTGATTTAAGAGCAACCTCGAATAAAATGCACCCTGACAATGAAACATTgaacaatgaaaatgaaaagctGAAAGCAGAGGTAGCAAACTTGAAACAACATCtggaaacgctgagaaacgagAACGCGGCGTTAaagaacgagaatacgaaactGGAAACAGAATTAACAACGATAAAGAACAAATTAACGGAGGCAGAAAATCGGATTGCCGATCTAAAGAACGAAATCGATAATTTGAAGAAGCAGATTGCCGATCTTGAGAACAAAGTAAAGGAATTCGATGTTTTGAAGAAACAATTAGAGGATTGTAAGAAAGAGATGGACAGATTGAGGTTGGAGTTGAATAAATGGAAGACAGAGAAAAAGGAGCCGCTAGACGAATCAATACCGCCTTCGGAAAATGAATTGAACAAATTAAAGGATGATTTGGAAAAGCTTAGAAGAGCCAATGAGGCGTTAAAAGGTGATTTGGAAATGTTGAAGATTGCCAACGCTAAATTAAAGGATGATCACGACAAGATACGGGCCGAAGCGAACAAATTAAAGAAGGAGAGGAGGAAACTCAGTGATCGTGGTGCAACGTTAAATGGCGATCTGGACGAAataaagaaggcaaacgataAACTGAGGTCCGAGATCGAGAGATTGAAAGACGAATTAAAGAGTTGCCAGGAAAAGAACCACAGGATCTCTGGAGAATTGGAAGACTTGAAGAATGAATATGTCAAATTGAAGGCGGCTCCAGGTTTGATAACTAAAATAGAAATTCAATTGTTTGAAC TGCGTACATTGGATCCGAAACAgacagaaatggacaaagatacTGTGGATGATTGCGGTGATTATGTGAAGGTAAACGGTTTACTGAGGAAGAAATTTGATAAGCAAAATGAAG GTGTACAACGCGTTCGAGATTATATCACTTATTTGGAAGGTAAAATTGAAGATGAACCCAAAATGGCAACAAAGATGGAAGACGAGTTGAGCATTGATCCAACAATAAGCCGTGAGATAGCAGATTTGTTGAATAAGTCGCAAGCGCTATCAGAGAATATTCATCGAACAGAACAggaaatacaaaatattgcTAATATATTGAAGCAAGTTCAG ATTTCTAATGAAATAAGCAATTATACAGTCCTTCTG CTCTTGGATAAA GGAGCAAGACTCTACAAGGATCACCTGGTGATTATTAAAAAgcaaaaagaaatttcaatcaATGTTATCAATTCTTGGGTAGG tattttgagtttctgctctcatctttttaataaatttgtccAAGATAATTCCTCACAAATATGTTTGATGAGTTTTAAAATGTTGTCACTAAGCGATGGTTTATTATCTGCCTTTACCTTTTGCTATTTGCACGAGCTTGATAATCTCGACGGACAGTAC AATGCGGAACTTGACGAGAGACCAACTACAGCTTTCGACGCTGATACGTGGCTGAAT